The proteins below come from a single Cannabis sativa cultivar Pink pepper isolate KNU-18-1 chromosome 3, ASM2916894v1, whole genome shotgun sequence genomic window:
- the LOC133035804 gene encoding protein NRT1/ PTR FAMILY 2.8 has product MEKGDPSSSSSPNDQYCAISSPPPSSGHERKAGGWRSIKYILGNESFEKLASMSLIGNITVYLSMQYNLSGVFLVTVVNVWSGFSNVSSLAGAFVSDAYLGKFYTLLCGTIASLLGMGIITLTAGINAFRPSHCDPESTIECPKALDWQLGILFTGLGLLSIGAGGIRPCNIAFGADQFDTRTAKGKAQMESFFNWWYFCFTFALILALTAVVYIQTSVSWTLGFAIPTICLFFSISIFLLGRHTYINVTPQGSVFTDILKVIAAAFRKRRRIVGPIETDDNSFYDPPLTAGVSELKLPRTERFKFFDKAAIITSPDELDNEGRPKNEWRLCSVQQVEQLKCLVAVLPVGVSVIGAFMTMDQNNTFGVLQAMQMDRRIGPHFLFPPGWMTIVSMVALSIWIYIYEMIYIPRTKKMTGKEKRLSMRQRIIIGIVMSILAMVVSGIVERQRRSAATKRGTFISPTTIFFLFPQFCLSGLTEAFAAVAIMEFLTMQLSENMRTVAGAIFFLCLSIASYIGSAIVNVIHSITEKTCKSPWLGNHDLNKNKLDYYYFIIAGLATLNLVYFSFFATHYVVSKPERETKDDGFASSHSSHDSEFKRVLDEERGLTIHEHK; this is encoded by the exons atggaGAAGGGagacccttcttcttcttcttccccaaATGACCAGTACTGTGCAATTTCGTCTCCTCCTCCATCTAGTGGGCATGAAAGAAAAGCAGGAGGATGGAGATCTATCAAGTACATTCTTG gAAACGAATCATTCGAGAAGTTGGCTTCAATGAGCTTGATAGGAAATATCACAGTGTATCTGAGCATGCAATACAACTTGAGTGGTGTATTTTTAGTAACAGTGGTGAATGTATGGAGTGGCTTTTCCAATGTTTCATCTTTAGCTGGAGCTTTTGTTTCCGATGCTTATTTGGGCAAGTTTTACACTCTTCTTTGTGGCACCATTGCTTCCCTTCTG GGCATGGGGATCATAACACTAACTGCAGGCATAAATGCGTTCAGACCATCTCATTGCGATCCGGAATCAACAATAGAATGCCCCAAGGCTCTAGATTGGCAGCTGGGGATCCTCTTTACAGGCCTTGGTTTGTTATCCATTGGAGCTGGAGGAATTAGGCCATGCAACATTGCCTTTGGTGCTGACCAATTCGACACAAGAACAGCCAAAGGGAAAGCTCAAATGGAGAGCTTTTTCAATTGGTGGTACTTTTGTTTCACCTTTGCCTTGATTTTGGCCCTCACTGCAGTGGTTTACATTCAAACTAGTGTGAGTTGGACTTTGGGATTTGCTATCCCCACCATCTGTCTATTCTTCTCTATATCCATTTTCTTACTTGGTCGCCACACTTACATCAACGTGACTCCCCAAGGGAGTGTCTTCACAGACATATTGAAGGTAATTGCAGCTGCCTTTCGAAAGCGCAGACGCATTGTTGGCCCAATCGAGACAGATGACAATTCTTTTTATGATCCTCCTTTGACTGCTGGAGTTTCCGAGTTGAAACTTCCTCGTACTGAGAGGTTCAAGTTTTTTGATAAGGCCGCTATAATCACTAGCCCAGATGAGTTAGACAATGAGGGCAGGCCTAAAAACGAGTGGAGACTTTGTAGTGTTCAGCAAGTTGAGCAACTCAAGTGCTTAGTAGCAGTTTTGCCAGTTGGAGTTTCAGTGATTGGAGCATTCATGACAATGGACCAAAACAACACATTTGGGGTACTTCAAGCTATGCAAATGGACAGAAGAATTGGACCACATTTCTTGTTCCCACCAGGGTGGATGACAATTGTCTCAATGGTTGCACTTTCCATATGGATTTACATCTATGAGATGATTTACATTCCCAGGACAAAAAAGATGACAGGAAAGGAAAAAAGGTTGAGTATGAGGCAGAGAATCATAATTGGCATTGTCATGTCAATTCTTGCCATGGTGGTATCTGGGATTGTTGAGAGACAACGTCGAAGCGCTGCCACGAAACGGGGCACCTTCATTTCGCCGACTACCATATTCTTTCTTTTCCCACAGTTCTGCTTATCCGGATTGACTGAAGCTTTTGCTGCAGTTGCCATAATGGAATTCCTCACTATGCAATTGTCAGAGAACATGAGAACTGTTGCTGGTGCAATATTTTTCCTTTGCCTCTCCATTGCCAGCTATATAGGCTCGGCCATCGTCAATGTAATACATTCTATAACAGAGAAGACTTGTAAATCACCATGGTTGGGGAACCATGATCTTAACAAGAATAAACTTGACTACTACTACTTCATCATAGCTGGTTTGGCAACTCTAAATTTGGTGTATTTCAGTTTCTTTGCTACTCATTATGTGGTGAGTAAACCGGAGCGTGAAACTAAAGATGATGGCTTTGCTTCTAGCCATTCAAGTCACGATTCTGAATTCAAACGAGTACTGGACGAAGAGAGGGGATTGACCATACATGAGCATAAGTGA